A single Argentina anserina chromosome 7, drPotAnse1.1, whole genome shotgun sequence DNA region contains:
- the LOC126802941 gene encoding protein FANTASTIC FOUR 1-like has translation MSSTTVCHQELQLCVESLVKLQLVPAKPTEVVTIPETQEVGETSDKTSWSFLQAFTTVIQNPKTETETEEVYVHPLDKRSALVLSPRSLEMCTENLGSETGCDESSDDMSFPLLQSSDIPVLSLEAEKTPTFSASEESIVETPRLSETDPSPKRLVRRVNGRNNFPPPLTSLSDSNGVQLLPRRESGRLVLKAVHVTSPGHYFEAERGDGRLRLRLLMDMPLNSEEVEEDDDEEEDEAVKEDKVVEEMMEVETKTCREEEEEAMGVEAEDRSGVPCETEEEEMEENAEMEEKLRSRCKEYRRGNDKVFMNWPPESFKVAT, from the coding sequence ATGTCTTCAACTACTGTTTGTCATCAAGAGCTTCAACTCTGTGTCGAGTCGCTTGTTAAGCTCCAACTGGTTCCGGCAAAACCGACTGAAGTAGTCACCATTCCCGAAACTCAGGAGGTCGGAGAAACCAGTGACAAAACTAGCTGGAGCTTCCTCCAGGCCTTCACCACTGTGATTCAGAACCCTAAAACAGAGACCGAAACTGAAGAGGTCTATGTCCACCCGCTTGACAAGCGCTCGGCTTTGGTGCTCAGTCCCAGAAGCCTGGAAATGTGCACTGAAAACTTGGGCAGCGAGACGGGATGCGATGAGAGCAGTGATGACATGTCTTTTCCTTTGCTTCAAAGCAGCGACATTCCTGTCCTCTCACTTGAAGCTGAGAAAACGCCAACATTCTCTGCTTCAGAAGAGAGTATCGTGGAAACCCCAAGGTTGAGTGAGACTGATCCTTCACCAAAGAGATTGGTTCGTCGTGTTAATGGCAGGAATAACTTTCCTCCACCTTTGACATCCCTCAGTGACTCCAATGGCGTTCAATTATTGCCTCGCCGAGAAAGCGGTAGGCTTGTTCTGAAAGCCGTGCATGTCACTTCTCCTGGACACTACTTTGAAGCAGAGCGCGGCGACGGGCGGCTCAGGCTTCGCTTGTTGATGGATATGCCTCTGAACTCTGAGGaggttgaagaagatgatgatgaagaagaagatgaggctGTTAAAGAAGATAAAGTGGTTGAAGAGATGATGGAAGTTGAGACTAAAACATGTcgggaggaagaggaagaggcaATGGGAGTGGAAGCGGAGGACAGAAGTGGTGTCCCTTGCGAGACAGAGGAGGAGGAAATGGAAGAAAATGCTGAAATGGAGGAGAAGCTCCGTAGCCGGTGCAAGGAATACCGGCGTGGTAACGACAAAGTGTTCATGAATTGGCCACCGGAGTCGTTTAAGGTCGCTACCTAA